A genomic stretch from Papio anubis isolate 15944 chromosome 18, Panubis1.0, whole genome shotgun sequence includes:
- the CES2 gene encoding LOW QUALITY PROTEIN: cocaine esterase (The sequence of the model RefSeq protein was modified relative to this genomic sequence to represent the inferred CDS: inserted 2 bases in 1 codon; deleted 2 bases in 1 codon) encodes MKGAFRPPCFCSSGSFTPIKFLPISPSVGILNSCQTHLFLAQASAPRALFAQSKLRGWARPNPGQSLGEQQRVHRQRTETSEPTMRLHRLRARLSAVACGLLLLLVQGQGQDSASPIRTTHTGQVLGSLVHVRGADAGVHTFLGIPFAKPPLGPLRFAPPEPPESWSGVRDGTTHPDVCLQDLTITDSECSELVNATHPSAPMSEDCLYLSIYTPGSGHDGVIHGGVGIGMASMCDGSMLAAFEDVVVVTIQYRLGVLGFFSLAVGNEKGSLVVSLKCPAIPSWGHYRGKGGPCCLTIASSEYSIENQTFTLMDVPSISCFTSELETVSMQNSASPCLVPVQVVANLSACDQADSEALENCLRGKSKEEILAINKPFKTIPEVVDGVFLPRHPKELLASADFQPVPSIIGVNSDEFGWIIPKVRAPPKPSNTQKEMDREAFQAVLQKMLTLMMLPPTFGDLLMEEXVGDNGEPQSLQAQLQEMEVQGHDLSRLFLCSCPSLGLHTPLSRFQPALDLGILSPWVRQEGFRGGATMSRAVHPTGSRAPVYFYEFQHQPLAGLVNISRRRGRQTMRLPQPRDPLDRVGGRQWTRSISPLYLEAHLACLAALPDQSQGAQVWAPGAQNDPRIALLGRHVYRNPNGRVRHTGSAVQTRRRLGHTCSRIPQPGRPGLHAHRFQFWTHRPVPQKIQRARIEPEEKHTELQFLQGVACLQAAACCTTHTH; translated from the exons ATGAAGGGCGCCTTCAGGCCTCCCTGCTTTTGCTCAAGCGGTTCCTTCACCCCGATCAAGTTCCTTCCCATTTCTCCATCTGTGGGGATCCTGAACTCCTGCCAGACCCACCTTTTCCTGGCCCAAGCCAGCGCACCCCGCGCACTCTTTGCCCAGTCCAAACTCCGAGGCTGGGCGAGGCCAAATCCGGGGCAGTCTCTGGGTGAACAGCAGCGTGTCCACCGGCAGCGAACCGAGACCAGCGAGCCGACCATGCGGCTGCACCGACTTCGCGCGCGGCTGAGTGCGGTGGCCTGTGGGCTCCTGTTGCTTCTCGTCCAGGGCCAGG GCCAGGACTCTGCCAGTCCCATCCGGACCACACACACGGGCCAGGTGCTGGGAAGTCTTGTCCATGTCAGGGGCGCCGATGCCGGGGTCCATACCTTCCTGGGAATTCCCTTTGCCAAGCCACCTCTAGGTCCGCTGCGATTTGCACCCCCTGAACCCCCTGAATCTTGGAGTGGTGTGAGGGATGGAACCACCCATCCGGATGT GTGTCTTCAGGACCTCACCATAACAGATTCAGAGTGTTCAGAGCTGGTCAATGCG ACTCATCCTTCTGCTCCCATGTCCGAGGACTGCCTGTACCTCAGCATCTACACGCCGGGCTCTGGCCA TGATGGTGTGATCCACGGTGGTGTCGGCATTGGCATGGCTTCCATGTGTGATGGTTCCATGCTGGCCGCCTTTGAGGACGTGGTGGTGGTCACTATCCAGTACCGCCTGGGTGTTCTGGGCTTCTTCAG tctgGCGGTGGGTAACGAAAAAGGTTCACTTGTTGTGTCCCTCAAGTGTCCTGCCATCCCTTCATGGGGCCACTACAGAGGCAAGGGTGGCCCCTGCTGCCTCACCATTGCCAGCTCTGAATATTCCATC GAGAACCAGACATTCACGCTGATGGATGTCCCCTCTATATCGTGTTTTACTTCTGAGCTGGAAACAGTGTCAATGCAGAATTCAG CCAGCCCCTGCCTGGTCCCTGTGCAGGTGGTGGCCAACCTGTCAGCCTGTGACCAAGCTGACTCTGAGGCCCTGGAGAACTGCCTGCGGGGCAAGAGTAAAGAGGAGATTCTTGCAATTAACAAG CCTTTCAAGACGATCCCTGAAGTGGTGGATGGGGTCTTCCTGCCCAGGCATCCCAAGGAGCTGCTGGCCTCTGCCGACTTTCAACCTGTCCCCAGCATCATTGGTGTTAACAGTGATGAATTCGGCTGGATCATCCCCAAAGTGAGGGCTCCACCCAAGCCCTCAA ATACTCAGAAGGAAATGGACAGAGAGGCCTTCCAGGCTGTTCTGCAGAAAATGTTAACGCTGATG ATGTTGCCGCCTACATTTGGTGACCTGCTGATGGAGGA GGTTGGGGACAATGGGGAGCCCCAGAGCCTCCAAGCCCAGTTGCAGGAGATG GAAGTCCAAGGCCATGATTTATCCCGTCTCTTCCtctgctcctgccccagcctggggcTCCACACCCCACTGTCCAGATTCCAGCCAGCATTGGACCTGGGTATCTTATCCCCATGGGTGAGGCAAGAAGGCTTCAGGGGAGGGGCCACTATGTCACGGGCTGTCCACCCAACGGGTTCCCGGGCCCCTGTGTACTTCTATGAGTTCCAGCATCAGCCTCTAGCTGGGCTGGTGAATATTAGCCGCCGACGTGGAAGGCAGACCATG CGCCTTCCCCAGCCGCGGGACCCCTTGGACAGGGTGGGGGGCCGGCAGTGGACACGCTCCATCTCTCCGCTCTACCTGGAGG CCCACCTGGCCTGCTTGGCTGCCTTGCCTGACCAGAGTCAGGGTGCTCAGGTCTGGGCTCCAGGGGCTCAGAATGACCCTCGTATCGCCCTGCTGGGACGGCATGTCTACAGGAACCCCAACGGCAGGGTTCGCCACACCGGGTCAGCCGTTCAGACCAGGAGGAGGCTGGGTCACACCTGCAGCCGAATCCCACAGCCTGGTAGGCCGGGGCTCCATGCCCACAGGTTCCAGTTCTGGACCCATCGGCCAGTTCCCCAGAAGATCCAGAGAGCTCGGATAGAGCCTGAAGAGAAACACACAGAGCTGCAGTTCCTGCAGGGGGTGGCCTGCTTACAGGCAGCAGCCTGCTGTACCACACACACCCACTGA
- the CIAO2B gene encoding cytosolic iron-sulfur assembly component 2B translates to MVGGGGVGSGGLLENANPLIYQRSGERPVTAGEEDEQVPDSIDAREIFDLIRSINDPEHPLTLEELNVVEQVRVQVSDPESTVAVAFTPTIPHCSMATLIGLSIKVKLLRSLPQRFKMDVHITPGTHASEHAVNKQLADKERVAAALENTHLLEVVNQCLSARP, encoded by the exons ATGGTAGGCGGCGGCGGGGTCGGCAGCGGCGGCCTCCTGGAGAATGCCAACCCCCTTATCTACCAGCGCTCCGGGGAGCGGCCTGTGACGGCGGGCGAGGAGGACGAGCAGGTTCCCGACAGCATCGATGCACGCGAGATCTTCG ATCTGATTCGCTCCATCAATGACCCGGAGCATCCACTGACGCTAGAGGAGTTGAATGTAGTAGAGCAGGTGCGGGTTCAG GTTAGCGACCCCGAGAGTACAGTGGCTGTGGCCTTCACACCAACCATTCCGCACTGCAGCATGGCCACCCTTATTGGCCTGTCCATCAAGGTCAAGCTTCTGCGCTCTCTTCCTCAGCGTTTCAAG ATGGACGTGCACATTACTCCGGGGACCCATGCCTCAGAGCATGCAG TGAACAAGCAACTTGCAGATAAGGAGCGGGTGGCAGCTGCCTTGGAGAACACCCACCTCCTGGAGGTTGTGAATCAGTGCCTGTCAGCCCGCCCCTGA
- the RRAD gene encoding GTP-binding protein RAD, producing MTLNGGDSGAGGSRGGGRERERRRGSTPWGPAPPLHRRSMPVDERDLQAALAPGSLAAAAAGTGNQGPRLDWPEDSEDSLSSGGSDSDESVYKVLLLGAPGVGKSALARIFGGVEDGPEAEAAGHTYDRSIVVDGEEASLMVYDIWEQDGGRWLPGHCMAMGDAYVIVYSVTDKGSFEKASELRVQLRRARQTDDVPIILVGNKSDLVRSREVSVDEGRACAVVFDCKFIETSAALHHNVQALFEGVVRQIRLRRDSKEANARRQAGTRRRESLGKKAKRFLGRIVARNSRKMAFRAKSKSCHDLSVL from the exons ATGACCCTGAACGGCGGCGACAGCGGAGCGGGCGGGAGCCGCGGCGGGGGCCGGGAGCGCGAGCGCCGTCGGGGCAGCACGCCCTGGGGCCCAGCGCCGCCGCTGCACCGCCGCAGCATGCCGGTGGACGAGCGCGACCTGCAGGCGGCGCTGGCCCCCGGGTCCCTGGCGGCGGCTGCGGCCGGGACGGGGAATCAGGGTCCCAGGCTGGACTGGCCCGAGGACTCTGAGGACTCACTCAGCTCGGGGGGCAGCGACTCTGACGAGAGCGTTTACAAGGTGCTGCTGCTGGGGGCGCCCGGCGTGGGCAAGAGCGCCCTGGCGCGCATCTTCGGCGGTGTGGAGGATGGTCCCGAAGCAGAGGCAGCAG GGCACACCTATGATCGCTCCATTGTGGTGGACGGAGAAGAGGCATCACTCATGGTCTACGACATTTGGGAGCAG GACGGGGGCCGCTGGTTGCCCGGACACTGCATGGCCATGGGGGATGCCTATGTCATCGTGTACTCAGTGACGGACAAGGGCAGCTTCGAGAAGGCCTCAGAACTGCGGGTCCAGCTGCGGCGTGCACGGCAAACAGATGATGTGCCCATCATCcttgtgggcaacaagagcgaccTGGTGCGCTCTCGTGAAGTCTCGGTGGATG AGGGCCGGGCCTGCGCGGTGGTCTTTGACTGCAAGTTCATTGAGACATCAGCGGCATTGCACCACAATGTCCAGGCGCTGTTTGAAGGTGTCGTGCGCCAAATACGCCTGCGCAGGGACAGCAAAGAGGCCAACGCGCGACGGCAAGCAGGTACCCGGAGGCGAGAGAGCCTTGGCAAAAAGGCGAAGCGCTTCCTGGGCCGCATCGTAGCTCGTAACAGCCGCAAGATGGCCTTTCGCGCCAAGTCCAAGTCCTGCCACGACCTCTCGGTTCTCTAG